DNA sequence from the Gopherus evgoodei ecotype Sinaloan lineage chromosome 3, rGopEvg1_v1.p, whole genome shotgun sequence genome:
AAACATTTTACAGTGACTTTCAGGCAAGCACACCAAATTCAAATAGACTGGTGATTCTGgtttataaaaatgtttcctGTTAATGGTGGTTGGTAAATAGTACTAGTTTAGCTGTGCCTAAATTTGTTTGAATGTTTAAGAGCACATGGCAGCTTTTCAAAGTCATATTTAATAATGCTACTAAGCAGTACTATACAAGAAATGTAGTGTATGAAACATGAGAACCTAACTTCATTCATCTTAATTCCATATTTGTCTAGAAAGTTTTTGAACCTCTCAAGTGACAGACTCATATCATATTCCTTGGAATACTATTTCACTATGAGATGATTATGGTTAATAAAATGGGGTGGCAGGAAATCAAGGCTTATAGACAAATGTCTTCACGTTGATGGAATTTAGCTGAGCACAAGTCAAATTTGAGTATCTGCCTCCTATTGAGCTAGCAGTTGATATATTGATCCTATTATCAACAACTGAATTTTACTCTGATCTTTATAAAGTATGACATTAGTTGCTACTATAAATCTTACTCCCAGAGAAATATGATTAAGCATATAGAGACAACATAGAGAGGGACATACACTCCTCTTGGTTCCTCCAATAAAAATCTGAACTCCATTGACCTCACTGTCGCTTTAATTGAGATCAGAACTGGGCTgtgagtctctctctgccttgtgtatttatattttttttcctcttccttcagTCATAAGATCAGATTATTTCATCTGCTGCATGACTTGGAGGAATTAAAAGTAGCAGCAATTCTGCTCCAATGGCCTCAACTCTTCTGAAGCAGGCTTCATGTCAACAAGGTCTCTACTTCTCCAAGAgacctttagattttaaaatatttgaatgaCATCTGTTATATTTTCCTTGAAAGGCTCTAGGATATCAGTATGAGGAGTGGTGAGtacctgcaactcccactgagtCACAGGTCTTCATCTCTCTTTGTACCAAGTCCATGATTTGTATGTGTAGTTGTCTGGATAGGCAGAGAGAAGTCCAGCCCCCATGAGGTCTTGAGAACTGTCCAGTCCCATTGTTGTTCTATAAGCtactattttcttcctctcagatCTCAACATCCCCACCCACACTCCCTACCATAGGGCCCAGAGCAGATAGTCATCCTTCAGATGAGAATGGTGACTGACATCCTTCAAGGCTAATGACAATGCTGTTCCTTAGATCATCCAGCAAGATGGGTGTACACAGGGAGCAACCATCATCTCTTCCACCAAAGCTTAGCAAGTACTATTACAAAAAGCAGGCGCACTAATTAATTTAAGAATTCAGCAGAGAGGCTTCTGCTGTACCTAGCAGATCGGAACTTGACCTCATGATAACACTGCACAAAGCTATGATAGATGAAAGTAATAGGCAATGCTAGTAAAACAATCCCACTAACCACACAAATTCCACCAAGAATCCTTCCAGGTACAGTGATGGGGCACATGTCACCATAACCAACTGTGGTCATCGAGATTATTACCCACCAACAGGCAGCAGGGATGCTGGAAAAGTCCTTATTCTTTATTCCCAAGTCCAGCCCATTTTCAAGGAGTTGTGAAAGTGCACTAAAAATTGCCATGGCAACACAAATAAAGACAAGAAGCATCACCATCTCTCTGTAACAACGCTTCAGAGTCAGACCAAGTGTTTGAAGACCAATGAAGTGACGGGCAAGTTTAATCACCCAAAAAATCCTCATCATCCTAAGAACTCTCAGAGTGACTCCAGCCCTTTGGAGCTGAGAATTTTCCCCTGTGAAAACTGTCATTAGCACAGAAATATAGTAAGGAGTGATTGCCAGCAAATCAATGATGTTCAGGGGTCTCTTGACAAACTCACACTTGTTTTTGGAGATGATGAACCTCACAATGCACTCTGCAGTGAACCAGCCTATGCAGATAGCTTCAATGATCCTGTCAAAAGAAACAAAGTGGAGCATTTTAATTCTATACGAGCATTTTAATTCAGGTTTGTCTGTGGACATTACTAAATTGATATTAATTCAGAGCCTTAGTGGAGGGTGTGCCAAATGGTGAGCCACACTATCTTATTCTGAACTTGTTTGTATAAATATAATACCAGGCTACAGTGAGTACAACTCAGAACTGATTACTGATAAGGATTTGATTATATCTGCGATTCATTTAGTGAATGCTTTGTTGGAATTACAAATTGTTAACATTACCAATATGTGAGGATACTTCTGCAAAGTCAGGAACACTACAGGATAATGTCTAAAATAACGTAGACAACTATTCATATCTAAACTAAAACTCTAGGTCCCTATCCAGCTTAAGATCTCCATACTTCGCAAGCTATCAAACCTACCAAAAGCTATGGAGTGGCAGCTCATTAGCAGAACAACCTATTAAGGAGAAAGACATGTCTGCTGACCTGGGCCACAAAAATTAAACCCCACAGTGAGCACTGAGAAGTTAAAAATCTACTTTTAGGGATAATAGCTCATGCAAGTTTGCTCTCAACCTCCTGTTTTACAAGTGGGGTCACTGCATTCTGCGCTAGCTGAAATTTCTAAAGGgtttaaaaatgtacagtgaaCTGCAATAACCTAATTTCACAGTAACCAAGTCA
Encoded proteins:
- the KCNG3 gene encoding potassium voltage-gated channel subfamily G member 3 isoform X2 codes for the protein MNFGRGRSVVLNVGGTRYSFSREVLKDFPLRRVSRLHGCLSEQDVLEVCDDYDRERNEFFFDRHSEAFGFILLYVRHGHLRFAPHMCELSFYNEMIYWGLECSHLDYCCQRRLDDRMSDTYTFYSADEPPAGDGAEAPPAAEGRKWLERMRRTFEEPTSSVAAQILATVSILFVIVSMVVLCASTLPEWRAAENRSVEEQSRIIEAICIGWFTAECIVRFIISKNKCEFVKRPLNIIDLLAITPYYISVLMTVFTGENSQLQRAGVTLRVLRMMRIFWVIKLARHFIGLQTLGLTLKRCYREMVMLLVFICVAMAIFSALSQLLENGLDLGIKNKDFSSIPAACWWVIISMTTVGYGDMCPITVPGRILGGICVVSGIVLLALPITFIYHSFVQCYHEVKFRSARYSRSLSAEFLN
- the KCNG3 gene encoding potassium voltage-gated channel subfamily G member 3 isoform X1 — encoded protein: MNFGRGRSVVLNVGGTRYSFSREVLKDFPLRRVSRLHGCLSEQDVLEVCDDYDRERNEFFFDRHSEAFGFILLYVRHGHLRFAPHMCELSFYNEMIYWGLECSHLDYCCQRRLDDRMSDTYTFYSADEPPAGDGAEAPPAAEGRKWLERMRRTFEEPTSSVAAQILATVSILFVIVSMVVLCASTLPEWRAAENRSVEEQSRYTADSVREPSGIIEAICIGWFTAECIVRFIISKNKCEFVKRPLNIIDLLAITPYYISVLMTVFTGENSQLQRAGVTLRVLRMMRIFWVIKLARHFIGLQTLGLTLKRCYREMVMLLVFICVAMAIFSALSQLLENGLDLGIKNKDFSSIPAACWWVIISMTTVGYGDMCPITVPGRILGGICVVSGIVLLALPITFIYHSFVQCYHEVKFRSARYSRSLSAEFLN